A window of Bactrocera dorsalis isolate Fly_Bdor unplaced genomic scaffold, ASM2337382v1 BdCtg309, whole genome shotgun sequence contains these coding sequences:
- the LOC105226857 gene encoding protein-L-histidine N-pros-methyltransferase yields MSCYRPRGTLARAIFQKYHNDRSLEELDTRLWYTTNHELPPKFQNKFVPLLQPDESTMRWLERAKVLSTNIWLHIWHAVARVVLQFFMTQTDINGYLNRGSMFILSEQQFGRLLIAGGFDVESYDTVHCLDIGAGDGEITVRLIKSMQNLHPQCKIHTFATETSWTMRERLKSRNFSILERINELQNVQLISCLNVLDRCIDPIDLLEDIYKALAPNGRVILALVLPYVHYVEMNSSHMPLRPLLKHWPERSQQLSFEAEAVEFFQLLESMGFRVEAWTKAPYLCEGDLRQSFYWLVDIVVVLSKKKTLDNNI; encoded by the exons TGGTATACAACTAATCATGAACTACCTCCGAAATTCCAAAACAAATTCGTACCACTGCTTCAACCTGATGAATCCACCATGCGTTGGCTGGAACGTGCCAAAGTTCTTTCGACAAACATTTGGCTTCACATCTGGCACGCTGTGGCACGagtagttttacaattttttatgacACAGACTGACATAAATGGGTATTTGAATCGTGGTTCAATGTTTATACTATCGGAACAGCAGTTTGGAAGACTACTCATTGCTGGTGGCTTCGACGTTGAGTCTTATGATACT GTACATTGTTTGGATATTGGTGCTGGGGATGGTGAAATAACCGTTCGTTTGATTAAATCTATGCAGAACTTGCATCCGCAGTGTAAAATTCATACATTTGCCACAGAGACTAGTTGGACAATGCGTGAACGACTAAAAAGTAGAAACTTTAGTATTCTAGAACGTATTAACGAGTTACAAAATGTCCAGCTGATATCATGCTTAAATGTGTTAGATCGCTGTATTGATCCAATAGATCTTTTGGAAGATATTTATAAAGCACTGGCGCCAAATGGACGTGTGATTTTAGCTCTTGTTTTACCTTATGTACATTATGTAGAAATGAATTCGTCCCATATGCCACTACGTCCTTTACTTAAACACTGGCCAGAGAGATCACAACAATTAAGTTTTGAAGCAGAAGCTGTTGAGTTTTTTCAGTTACTAGAGAGTATGGGATTTCGCGTTGAAGCTTGGACTAAGGCACCTTATCTCTGTGAAGGCGATTTAAGGCAATCATTTTATTGGCTAGTAGATATTGTAGTTGTACtatcaaaaaagaaaactttagataataatatttaa